The Methylocella tundrae genome contains the following window.
TTGCACTACATTATGTTTCCCGCGGCAATAATGGACTAAGCTCAGACTTTGCAGAGGCCAGCGCGGAGCCGGCCATATCTCGAGGCCTCGGCCCTGTCAGCCGGCCGGCTCCAGCCGCCGGATCGATGTAATCGCGGCGCCGGTCCCCGCCGCGATTCTCGCCCGCGCTTCTGCGAGGGGTTCGCTTGCGACCTGCATATGATGCGCATTGGCGTGCAGAAGCGTTTGCGCGTCGCGCATGACGCCGACATGTCCGCGCCAGAAGACAAGATCGCCGCGCGCGAGACCTTTGAGATCGTCACTTACGGCCAGCGGAACCCCAAGCGCCTTTTCCTGCAAATCCGTGTCGCGCGGCGATTTTACGCCCGCCGCGTCGAGCGCGATCTGCACGAGGCCCGAGCAATCGACGCCAAGGCTCGATTTGCCGCCCCAGAGATAGGGCGCATGTAAAAGACGCTCGGCGACGGCCACGAAGTCGCGGTCAGGCTCGTTCAAAGGCCTGAGATGATCGGCGAACATAAAGCCGCCGCCCTGGAGCGCGACGAAAGACCCGCTCGTTTCGCCGGCGCTGACTCTCCCGCCCAGCGGGAGGGCGTCGATGATGGGAAGCTTCATGTTCGGTGCTGGATAAATGAAGCTGCGGTTGACCTTTACCCGATGGGTGGGCGGCGCATCAAACTCCCCGACCGCGACCATCGAAACATAGCCGACATAACCATCGCGCTCGAGCTGAAGCCAGCCGAACCCCTCGCTGTCCTCATAGAGCATCGCGGTTTCGCCATAGAGCGCCTGCGTGTCGATCGAGACGTCATTGGCGGGCTCGGGGCGCAGATCCGCGAGTCCCGCGCGGATTGTGACGCGCCGGCCTTCGACGAAGTCGTCCGCCTCGACTTTTCCGCGCAGATGCGCGGCGGCGAGGTCGGGGCGGGCAGGGGTCAGGCGGCGATCGAGAATGGGCATAAGCAAGTCGAAGCGTTACGGCGATTTGTCATCGTGGCCGATCTCTTCTTCGAATTCTTCCTCGCTCTCGTCTATATGGGCGACGATGTGATGGACGATCCTCGGGCTGTCTCCTTCCGGGGCGCCAAAGCGCGCCTCGACCAGATCATAGAGCAGCCGCGCGGACTGGATCTCGGCGCCCTCGGGCCGGCCGGATTGTTGCGCCGGGGCCCAGCCGTAAACATCGAAATGGACCCAGGATTTGGCGCGCTCCACGAAACGCCGCAGAAACAGCGCCGCCGTGATCGAGCCGGCGAAGGGCCCGCCGCCGACATTGTTGATGTCAGCGACCTTGCTATCGAGCATTTTGTCGTAGGCGTCCCAAAGCGGTAGCCGCCACACGGGGTCCTGGCTCAAGGCACCGAAGCGGGCAATCTCCGCCGCAAGCTGCTCGTCCGCCGTATAGAAGGGCGGCAGATCGGGGCCGAGCGCGACCCGCGCCGCGCCGGTCAAGGTCGCGAAATCAATGAGGAGGTCCGGCGCGTCTTCATCGGCCAGCGCCAGCGCGTCGGCGAGAATGAGGCGTCCTTCCGCGTCCGTGTTGCCGATCTCGACCGAAAGACCCTTGCGGCTCGGGTAGATGTCGCCCGGCCGGAAAGCGTTGCCGGCGATGGCGTTTTCGACGATCGGCAGCAGCACGCGAAGGCGCAGCTTCAATCCCGCCTCCATGATCATCGAGGCGAGCGCCAAGGCCGTCGCCGCGCCGCCCATGTCTTTCTTCATCAAAAGCATGCCCGCCGAAGGCTTGATGTCGAGGCCGCCTGAATCGAAGCAGACTCCTTTCCCCACAAGAGTGAGCTTCGGATAGGCCGGATCACCCCAGCTGAAATCGACGAGGCGCGGGGCCTCTTCGGCGGCGCGGCCGACGGCGTGAATGAGCGGCAGCCTCGCCGCCAGCAAAGTTTCGCCGCGCGTCACTGACGCGCTCGCCTGAAACTGCGCCGCGACGCTCAAAGCCGCGGCCTCCAGCGCCGCGGGGCCAAGATCATTGGCGGGCGTGCTGATGAGGTCGCGCCCGAAAGCCACGGCCTTGGCGATGCGCTCAATGCGGGCAATGTCGATCCCGTCTGGCGCTGCGAGCTGCGGCAGCTTGGACGGATTAGCTTTATAGCGGTCGAATCGATAGGCGGACAGCAGCCAGGACAGCGCGGCGAGTGTGGAATCATGCGGGCCGTTGGCGAAACGGTAGAGTCCCGGCGGAAGCAAGGTCGCCAGCTTTCCCGGCAAAAGCAGGTCTTTTGCGCGCGCGCCATGGCCCTCAATGCCAAACAGCACGGCGGCGATCGCGCCGGCCTCGCTCGGCAGGATTTGACTGCGCCCGGGCTTTGGCTCAAAGCCATTGGCGTCTGCGAAAGCCGCCGCCGCGGGAGGCAGGCCGGCGCGAATCTCCGGCCATGTCTCGGTCGTGACGAACCAGATCGGCGTAGCCTCTGCCGAAGGTTCACGAAGAAGAGACATTGAAAAACTCCCCAAAGCCGCAAAATCGTCGAAGGGCGGCGCCATCGTCACGTTTCAGGGTTAGCGTTTCGCGGCGCGGCTTGCAAAGCAAAAGCTCGGCGAGTCGGTGCGATGACGCCGAATCCTTGGGCATCTCTGGCGCGCGTTCGCCCGCCGGGCAGGTTTGCACCTTGTCCGCCAACGCACTCGCGCTCGGAATTTATTGATTTCGCATCATTTTGATCCGGGAACCGGCGTCCATTAGCCGGAAATGATGCCTGCGGCGACGATAGACGCTTGCCGGAGATAAGGAAATCATATCGGCCCTGCGGACCGGATCTTGCAGTGTTCGCGTCAACGATGGAGGAAAGGCAAGCGATGGTTTCGCGCATTGTAAAGGTCGATCCTTTTGATCTCGTCGTCTTTGGCGGGACGGGCGATCTCGCTTACCGCAAGCTATTTCCCGCCTTGTTCAGGCGCTTCCTCGACGGGCAATTCTCCGAGCCGACGCGCATCATCGGCGCCTCGCGCCACGATTATGACGGGGAGGCTTTCCGGCAGACGATCGCCAAGGCCCTGCGCCAATATGCGCCCGAAGGCACCAAAGCGGAGGCCGTCGACGCTTTTCTGCGCATAGTTGATTATGTCAGCCTCGATATTGGAACGGACGCCGGATGGGACGTCCTCGGCATGAAATTTCCGGAAAATTCGACGCCGATCCGGGCCTTTTATCTGGCGACCGGGCCGGACAGGTTCGGCGCCATCTCCGCCCAGCTCGCCGCCTACGGGCTGATTACGCCAAGCTCCCGCATCATCGTCGAAAAGCCGATCGGCCGCGACGCCGCCTCGGCGGCGAAGATCAATGACGCCATCGGCGCGGTCTTCGCCGAAAGTCAGATCTATCGAATCGATCATTACCTCGGCAAGGAAACCGTGCAGAACCTGATGGCGCTGCGTTTCGCCAACGCTCTGTTCGAGCCCTTGTGGAACGCGGCCCATATCGACCATGTCGAGATTACCGTCGCCGAGGCGATCGGCGTCGAAGGCCGCGGCGCCTATTATGAATCCTCCGGCGCTTTGCGCGATATGGTGCAGAACCATCTCCTCCAGCTTCTTTGCCTCGTCGCCATGGAGCCGCCCGCCTCGATGGAGGCCGACGCCGTGCGCGACGAAAAGCTCAAAGTACTGAAGGCGCTGGCGCCGATCGACGCAAGCAACGCCGAGACGCTGACCGTCAGGGGTCAATATCGCGCCGGCGCCAGCGCCGCGGGAGCCGTCCCAGGATACCCGGAGGAGGTCGGCAATCCGGCGACGGAGATCGAAACTTTCGTCGCGCTGAAGGTGAATGTCGCCAATTGGCGTTGGGCCGGCACGCCATTCTATTTGCGCACCGGAAAGCGCCTGCCAAAGAGGGTGTCCGAGCTTATCGTGTCGTTCCGCAACGTGCCCCATTCGATCTTCGGGGCGGATGTGAAGATCTTGCCGACGCGGCTCGTTGTCCGGCTCCAGCCTGATGAGGGGATCAAGCTTTGGCTGATGCTGAAGGAGCCGGGGGCCGGCGGGATGCGCATGCGCCATGTGCCGCTCGACATGAACTTCGCCAAAGCGTTCAAGATCTACGCGCCGGAAGCCTATGAACGCCTGCTGATGGACGTTATCCGCGGCAATGCGACCTTGTTCATGCGCCGGGACGAAGTCGAGGCGGCGTGGCGCTGGATCGATCCGATCCGTGAGGCATGGAACCAATCGCCATTGGAGCCGCGTTTCTATCTTGCCGGCACGTGGGGGCCGGCCTCCGCCACCGCCCTCGTTGAGCGGGATGGAAGAAGCTGGTACGAGGAGACGAGTTAAGCTTCTTGGCTTGCCGGAGCGCGCTCCCCGCGGCCCGATTTCATGCACGGCAGAAAAGATCGAGAGGCGCTATGGTTCATCAGACAGTCGCCAGCGTGACGGCGCGCATCGTCGAACGCAGCCGGCCGACAAGAGAGGCCTATCTCGCGCGCATGGAGGCGATGGCGCGCAAGGGGCCGCGCCGCGGGGCGCTCGGCTGCGCCAATCTCGCGCATGGCTTTGCGGCTTGCGGCGTCCACGACAAGCAGGAGCTGCGCGCCGACATCGCGCCGAACCTTGCCATCGTCACCGCCTACAATGACATGCTCTCGGCGCATCAGCCTTATGAAGGTTTTCCTGCGATCATCAAACAGGCGGCGCGGGAGGCGGGCGGCGTCGCGCAGGTCGCGGGCGGCGTTCCCGCCATGTGCGACGGTGTCACGCAGGGCCGCGCCGGCATGGAGTTGTCGCTGTTCTCGCGCGACGTCATCGCGCTCTCGGCCTCGATCGCCCTCTCACATGACATGTTCGACGCCGCCGTGTTTCTCGGCATCTGCGACAAGATCGTGCCGGGCCTTGTCATCGCGGCGCAAGCCTATGGCCATCTGCCGGCCGTGTTCATTCCCGCAGGCCCGATGCCGTCCGGCATTCCCAATGACGAAAAATCGAAGATCCGCCAGCTCTACGCGGAAGGAAAGGTGTCACGCGCCGAACTTTTGGACGCCGAAGCCGCCTCCTATCATGCGCCCGGAACCTGCACCTTCTATGGAACGGCCAATTCCAACCAGATGCTGATGGAGGCGATGGGACTGCATTTGCCCGGCGCCTCCTTCGTTAACCCGAATACGCCGCTGCGCGATGCGCTCACCCGCGCCGCCGCCAAGCGCGCTCTCGCCATCACAGCGCTCGGGAATGACTATACGCCCGCCTCGAAGATCCTCGACGAGCGCGCTTTCGTGA
Protein-coding sequences here:
- a CDS encoding NlpC/P60 family protein; the protein is MPILDRRLTPARPDLAAAHLRGKVEADDFVEGRRVTIRAGLADLRPEPANDVSIDTQALYGETAMLYEDSEGFGWLQLERDGYVGYVSMVAVGEFDAPPTHRVKVNRSFIYPAPNMKLPIIDALPLGGRVSAGETSGSFVALQGGGFMFADHLRPLNEPDRDFVAVAERLLHAPYLWGGKSSLGVDCSGLVQIALDAAGVKSPRDTDLQEKALGVPLAVSDDLKGLARGDLVFWRGHVGVMRDAQTLLHANAHHMQVASEPLAEARARIAAGTGAAITSIRRLEPAG
- a CDS encoding leucyl aminopeptidase family protein, translated to MSLLREPSAEATPIWFVTTETWPEIRAGLPPAAAAFADANGFEPKPGRSQILPSEAGAIAAVLFGIEGHGARAKDLLLPGKLATLLPPGLYRFANGPHDSTLAALSWLLSAYRFDRYKANPSKLPQLAAPDGIDIARIERIAKAVAFGRDLISTPANDLGPAALEAAALSVAAQFQASASVTRGETLLAARLPLIHAVGRAAEEAPRLVDFSWGDPAYPKLTLVGKGVCFDSGGLDIKPSAGMLLMKKDMGGAATALALASMIMEAGLKLRLRVLLPIVENAIAGNAFRPGDIYPSRKGLSVEIGNTDAEGRLILADALALADEDAPDLLIDFATLTGAARVALGPDLPPFYTADEQLAAEIARFGALSQDPVWRLPLWDAYDKMLDSKVADINNVGGGPFAGSITAALFLRRFVERAKSWVHFDVYGWAPAQQSGRPEGAEIQSARLLYDLVEARFGAPEGDSPRIVHHIVAHIDESEEEFEEEIGHDDKSP
- the zwf gene encoding glucose-6-phosphate dehydrogenase; its protein translation is MVSRIVKVDPFDLVVFGGTGDLAYRKLFPALFRRFLDGQFSEPTRIIGASRHDYDGEAFRQTIAKALRQYAPEGTKAEAVDAFLRIVDYVSLDIGTDAGWDVLGMKFPENSTPIRAFYLATGPDRFGAISAQLAAYGLITPSSRIIVEKPIGRDAASAAKINDAIGAVFAESQIYRIDHYLGKETVQNLMALRFANALFEPLWNAAHIDHVEITVAEAIGVEGRGAYYESSGALRDMVQNHLLQLLCLVAMEPPASMEADAVRDEKLKVLKALAPIDASNAETLTVRGQYRAGASAAGAVPGYPEEVGNPATEIETFVALKVNVANWRWAGTPFYLRTGKRLPKRVSELIVSFRNVPHSIFGADVKILPTRLVVRLQPDEGIKLWLMLKEPGAGGMRMRHVPLDMNFAKAFKIYAPEAYERLLMDVIRGNATLFMRRDEVEAAWRWIDPIREAWNQSPLEPRFYLAGTWGPASATALVERDGRSWYEETS